Proteins encoded within one genomic window of Dyadobacter chenhuakuii:
- a CDS encoding S9 family peptidase — MKHFVSTLILILLTFQIQAQIPDTFQWLPDGTGYRDVTEQGIVETTLPSRQEKVIVAQDVLKKADGSPMEIRSYTMSQSGDKVLIYTNSKRVWRYQTRGDYWVFDVAGKTLKQLGKGLPASSLMFAKFSPDGKKAGYVSKHNVYAEDIQSGEIKQLTTDGTDRVINGTFDWAYEEEFDCRDGFRWSGDSKSIAYWQLDARKIRNFLMINTTDSIYSFNVPVEYPKVGETPSPYKIGVVDIASAQTKWMNIPGDPQNTYVPRMEWSGMPNELVIQQLNRKQNESTLLYINTTDGSAKPFYTEKDAAWIDIKSRWENDPMGWDWINNGKEFLWVSEKDGWRHTYRVSRDGKKETLITIGNFDMINPVRIDEKNNVYYFTASPDNATQTYLYKISLDGKGKAERITPANQSGTHSYEISPGGKFARHQFSNAKTAPLQEWISLPKHVSIDPANSIAQSTDKINAAKLNIEFFKVKTAEGVEIDAWMVKPTNFDPAKKYPIVFMVYGEPAGSTVKDVYGTGRNRLYSGSMADDGYIYASVDNRGTPSPKGAAWRKAIYKNIGTINIKDIDGAATTMFKQYAFIDTSRVAVHGWSGGGSSTLNLLFQYPQHFKTGIAVAAVANQLTYDNIYQERYMGVPQENREDFVKGSPITHAKNLRGNLLYIHGTGDDNVHYQNAEMLVNELIKHDKVFQFMPYPNRSHGISEGEGTSKHLRSLFTDYLKKNCPPGAR; from the coding sequence ATGAAGCACTTTGTCAGCACATTAATCTTAATACTGCTTACTTTTCAAATTCAAGCCCAAATTCCGGATACATTTCAATGGCTCCCCGACGGAACCGGCTATCGTGATGTTACCGAGCAGGGAATTGTAGAAACTACATTGCCGTCCCGACAAGAAAAAGTGATCGTAGCACAGGATGTACTTAAAAAAGCAGATGGGTCTCCAATGGAAATCAGGAGTTACACCATGAGCCAGTCGGGTGATAAAGTGTTGATATACACCAATTCAAAGCGCGTATGGCGTTATCAGACGCGTGGGGATTATTGGGTTTTTGATGTTGCTGGTAAAACATTGAAACAGCTCGGCAAAGGATTGCCGGCATCCTCCTTAATGTTCGCAAAATTCTCCCCGGATGGGAAAAAAGCAGGTTATGTAAGCAAGCATAATGTCTATGCGGAAGACATTCAAAGCGGTGAAATAAAACAACTTACCACCGACGGCACCGACCGCGTCATTAACGGAACATTTGACTGGGCTTACGAAGAGGAATTCGATTGCCGCGATGGTTTCCGGTGGAGCGGCGACAGCAAATCCATCGCTTACTGGCAACTGGACGCGCGCAAGATCCGCAACTTCCTGATGATCAACACCACAGATTCTATCTACTCATTTAATGTTCCTGTGGAATATCCGAAAGTGGGTGAAACGCCTTCTCCTTATAAAATTGGCGTTGTAGACATTGCAAGCGCGCAAACCAAATGGATGAACATTCCGGGCGATCCGCAAAACACTTATGTGCCTCGAATGGAGTGGTCGGGCATGCCGAATGAGCTGGTGATCCAGCAATTAAACCGCAAACAAAACGAAAGCACACTGTTATACATTAATACAACCGACGGAAGTGCAAAACCATTTTACACAGAGAAAGACGCCGCCTGGATTGACATTAAAAGCCGTTGGGAAAATGACCCGATGGGCTGGGATTGGATTAACAATGGCAAGGAGTTCCTCTGGGTTAGTGAAAAAGATGGCTGGCGCCACACCTACCGCGTAAGCCGTGATGGGAAAAAAGAGACTTTGATCACCATCGGAAACTTCGATATGATCAATCCGGTGCGCATTGATGAGAAAAACAATGTCTACTACTTCACCGCATCGCCTGATAATGCTACGCAGACATATTTGTATAAAATTTCACTGGACGGAAAAGGGAAAGCGGAGCGCATAACGCCTGCCAATCAGTCGGGAACACATAGTTATGAGATTTCTCCGGGTGGAAAATTTGCCAGACATCAGTTTTCCAATGCCAAAACCGCCCCGTTACAGGAGTGGATATCTTTGCCAAAGCACGTTTCAATCGACCCGGCAAACTCCATTGCACAATCCACCGACAAGATCAATGCTGCGAAGTTAAACATTGAGTTTTTCAAGGTAAAAACCGCGGAAGGAGTTGAAATAGACGCCTGGATGGTGAAACCAACCAACTTTGACCCGGCTAAAAAATATCCGATCGTGTTTATGGTTTATGGTGAGCCAGCTGGAAGCACCGTGAAAGACGTTTATGGAACGGGCCGCAACCGCCTTTATTCAGGAAGCATGGCCGATGATGGTTACATTTATGCTTCTGTTGACAACCGCGGAACGCCGTCGCCAAAAGGAGCTGCCTGGCGGAAAGCGATTTATAAAAACATCGGAACAATCAACATTAAGGATATCGACGGCGCCGCAACGACCATGTTCAAGCAATATGCGTTCATCGACACCAGCCGCGTTGCCGTACATGGATGGAGCGGTGGCGGCTCGTCCACATTGAATTTGTTGTTCCAATATCCGCAGCATTTCAAAACCGGCATTGCCGTGGCCGCTGTGGCCAATCAGCTGACTTACGACAACATTTATCAGGAGCGTTACATGGGCGTTCCTCAGGAGAACCGCGAAGATTTTGTCAAAGGATCGCCGATTACGCATGCCAAAAATCTGAGAGGAAACCTGCTTTACATTCATGGAACAGGAGATGATAACGTGCATTATCAAAATGCTGAAATGCTTGTCAACGAGCTCATTAAGCATGATAAAGTATTCCAATTCATGCCTTACCCTAACCGCTCGCATGGCATTTCAGAAGGCGAAGGGACATCAAAGCATTTGAGAAGCTTATTCACGGATTATCTTAAAAAGAATTGCCCTCCGGGAGCAAGATAA
- a CDS encoding M28 family peptidase, with translation MKFNKNFLLFICCLPLLNHSAYAQKKTNSLPEFQIKKADTEAHMRFLAADELLGRRTGEQGNLVAARYIAEQFRKLGVVPVPGNGTNNSTYFQNVPFEKMGANGNGEIIADAEVMKSGVDWILMNGDEMTVKAPIVYASFGLVNAVKNQDDYKDLDVKGKIVLVESGTAETQTPREIINTSNEKRKTAMDKGAIAVIELFNAPIPWNVVTKNFSGEKLSLIEGTGAEKSIPHVWINGKEAKYARALRAAKEVEFKTSGRKSQTVNSYNVVGYIAGTDPKLKEEYVLLSAHYDHIGIGKQGGQPYTAEDSIFNGARDNAFGTVALLTAAEALAKNPPKRSVLIVALTGEEIGLLGSKYYASHPLMPLNKCIFNINSDGAGYNDTTIVSVMGLDRTGARAEIEAACKAFGLGIFADPSPEQGLFDRSDNVNFAKEGIPAPTFTPGFKEFNGDIMKNYHQVSDNPETIDFNYLLKFSQAYAYATRLIADRKVAPQWSAGDKYEAAAKKLYGK, from the coding sequence ATGAAATTTAATAAAAACTTCCTCCTGTTTATTTGCTGTCTGCCTTTATTGAACCATTCAGCCTACGCTCAAAAGAAAACCAACTCCCTTCCCGAATTCCAGATAAAAAAGGCCGATACCGAAGCGCATATGCGGTTTTTGGCGGCGGATGAATTGTTGGGGCGCAGGACTGGGGAACAGGGGAACCTCGTGGCGGCGCGGTACATTGCGGAGCAGTTCAGGAAGCTGGGCGTGGTGCCGGTTCCGGGAAATGGGACAAATAATTCGACTTATTTCCAGAATGTCCCTTTTGAGAAAATGGGCGCTAATGGAAATGGGGAGATCATTGCGGATGCGGAGGTGATGAAAAGTGGCGTGGACTGGATCCTGATGAATGGCGATGAGATGACTGTTAAGGCGCCCATCGTTTATGCGAGTTTTGGTTTGGTTAATGCCGTTAAAAATCAGGACGATTATAAAGATCTGGATGTGAAAGGTAAGATTGTGCTGGTGGAAAGCGGCACAGCAGAGACGCAGACGCCGCGTGAAATTATCAACACTTCCAATGAAAAGCGTAAAACGGCGATGGATAAAGGCGCCATTGCGGTGATTGAATTGTTCAATGCACCTATCCCCTGGAATGTAGTAACCAAAAACTTTTCTGGTGAGAAATTGTCGTTGATCGAGGGAACAGGAGCTGAAAAATCTATTCCGCACGTTTGGATCAATGGTAAAGAAGCCAAATATGCACGGGCATTGCGGGCCGCGAAAGAGGTTGAGTTCAAAACCTCCGGTCGGAAATCACAGACTGTTAATAGCTACAATGTCGTAGGTTACATTGCAGGGACAGATCCAAAACTGAAAGAAGAATATGTGTTATTAAGTGCTCACTATGACCACATTGGCATAGGAAAGCAAGGTGGACAACCTTACACAGCGGAGGACAGCATTTTCAATGGAGCGCGGGACAATGCTTTTGGAACCGTTGCTTTACTCACTGCTGCCGAGGCACTTGCCAAAAATCCGCCGAAGCGCTCAGTGCTGATTGTCGCATTGACAGGCGAGGAAATTGGCTTGCTGGGAAGCAAATATTACGCTTCTCATCCGCTAATGCCTTTGAACAAATGTATTTTTAACATTAACTCGGACGGCGCAGGTTACAATGACACAACCATTGTTTCTGTAATGGGCTTAGACCGGACCGGAGCGCGGGCGGAGATCGAGGCGGCTTGCAAAGCATTCGGCCTGGGCATTTTTGCCGATCCTTCGCCGGAACAAGGCCTATTCGACCGTTCGGATAATGTGAACTTTGCAAAAGAAGGAATCCCTGCACCCACATTCACGCCTGGTTTTAAAGAATTCAATGGTGATATCATGAAAAACTATCACCAGGTTTCTGATAATCCTGAGACGATTGATTTTAATTATTTACTGAAATTCAGCCAGGCTTATGCTTATGCAACTCGCTTAATTGCTGATCGGAAAGTGGCTCCGCAGTGGAGTGCAGGCGATAAGTACGAAGCGGCTGCTAAGAAGTTGTATGGGAAGTAG
- a CDS encoding type II toxin-antitoxin system VapC family toxin produces the protein MQYFDSDVIFNYAVIQDPLKHEQANKLIMSAIAEDQFVISTLVIQEVGYGLARFDLKSDVIKYELDYLLSLNVTSIHKQHLPRALQLSESIGFKHINDCLHAAVAESLNCDVFYTYNKSDFRRIQKMSPLDIIIL, from the coding sequence ATGCAATATTTTGACTCCGATGTGATCTTTAATTATGCTGTAATTCAAGATCCCCTAAAACACGAACAAGCTAACAAACTGATAATGAGCGCAATTGCGGAGGATCAGTTTGTTATTTCTACGCTTGTCATTCAGGAAGTTGGTTATGGATTGGCAAGGTTTGATTTGAAAAGCGATGTAATTAAGTATGAGCTTGATTATTTGCTTTCTCTGAATGTAACAAGCATTCATAAGCAGCATTTGCCGAGAGCTTTGCAACTGTCTGAGTCAATTGGTTTCAAACACATTAATGATTGTCTCCATGCAGCGGTTGCGGAAAGCTTGAATTGCGACGTGTTTTATACTTATAACAAGTCAGATTTTCGTCGTATTCAGAAAATGAGTCCCTTAGACATTATCATATTGTAA
- the hemB gene encoding porphobilinogen synthase, translating into MINITRRPRRNRKSSAIRDLVQETTLQVSDFIYPMFVQEGTNLKIEVKSMPGIHRYSLDNLLEELKEVTDLGIRAIDLFPNYPESKKDRFASESHQEHTFYLKAITAVKEKFPELVIMTDVAMDPYSSDGHDGLVENGKILNDATLEILGNMSLAQAKAGADILGPSDMMDGRVGYIRKHLDDHGFTDVSIMSYSAKYASAFYGPFRDALESAPKFGDKKTYQMNPANKREALLEAQLDFEEGADMLMVKPALSYLDIIRQLDENFDIPIAAYNVSGEYAMIKAAAANGWLDGDRAMMEVLTSIRRAGAKCILTYFAKEAAVILNGR; encoded by the coding sequence ATGATCAATATAACCCGTCGTCCGCGACGCAATAGAAAATCTTCTGCCATCAGGGATCTGGTTCAGGAAACGACGCTTCAGGTTTCTGATTTTATTTATCCAATGTTCGTTCAGGAAGGCACAAACCTCAAAATTGAGGTGAAATCCATGCCCGGCATCCACCGTTATTCGCTGGATAATTTGCTGGAAGAACTGAAAGAAGTGACAGACCTGGGCATCCGCGCCATTGACCTTTTCCCTAATTATCCCGAAAGCAAAAAAGATCGTTTTGCCTCTGAAAGTCATCAGGAGCACACATTTTATCTCAAAGCGATCACCGCTGTCAAGGAGAAATTTCCCGAACTCGTCATCATGACGGACGTTGCCATGGACCCATACAGCTCTGATGGTCACGACGGTTTGGTTGAAAACGGTAAGATCCTGAATGACGCCACATTGGAAATCCTGGGCAACATGTCACTCGCGCAAGCCAAAGCAGGCGCCGACATTCTGGGACCGAGCGATATGATGGACGGGCGCGTTGGATACATTCGTAAACATCTTGACGATCATGGCTTTACGGACGTAAGCATTATGTCCTACTCAGCCAAATACGCCAGCGCATTCTACGGACCTTTCCGCGATGCATTGGAATCCGCACCAAAATTCGGGGATAAAAAAACCTACCAAATGAACCCGGCCAACAAGCGCGAAGCATTGCTCGAAGCGCAGCTGGACTTCGAAGAAGGCGCTGATATGCTGATGGTTAAGCCCGCATTATCCTATCTCGACATTATCCGCCAACTGGACGAAAACTTCGACATCCCCATCGCCGCCTACAACGTCTCAGGCGAATACGCCATGATAAAAGCCGCCGCAGCAAACGGCTGGCTCGACGGCGACCGCGCCATGATGGAAGTCCTCACCAGCATCCGCCGAGCCGGCGCAAAATGCATATTAACATACTTCGCGAAGGAAGCGGCGGTGATTTTAAATGGTCGTTAG
- a CDS encoding response regulator transcription factor — MPNLLLVEDDANLGSLLQEYLIDKGFPTDLATDGQKGWQSFVDKSYDLCIFDVMMPKKDGFSLAKEVRMTGRDVPIIFLTAKSMKEDTMQGFRVGADDYVTKPFDREELLLRIEAILRRYKKQPDAPEEAKTFQVGQYTFDYDHQQLSANDKSVRLTSKESELLKLFCQNLNQPISRSFALKTIWGDDSYFNARSMDVYITKLRKYLREDTSIQIMNLHGEGFKLMVG; from the coding sequence ATGCCGAATCTTTTACTCGTCGAGGACGATGCCAACCTGGGATCTTTGCTTCAGGAATATTTGATAGATAAAGGCTTTCCTACCGATTTAGCTACTGATGGGCAAAAAGGCTGGCAATCATTTGTAGACAAATCCTACGACCTCTGCATTTTCGATGTGATGATGCCTAAAAAAGATGGGTTTTCTCTTGCTAAGGAAGTGAGAATGACCGGTCGTGACGTGCCCATTATCTTTTTAACGGCAAAGTCCATGAAAGAGGACACCATGCAGGGTTTTCGGGTGGGCGCAGATGATTATGTAACAAAACCGTTTGATAGGGAAGAGTTATTGTTACGCATTGAAGCCATTTTGCGCCGCTATAAAAAACAGCCCGACGCTCCGGAAGAAGCGAAGACATTTCAGGTGGGTCAATACACATTTGATTATGACCATCAGCAGCTTTCTGCAAATGATAAATCGGTGCGATTGACTAGTAAGGAGTCGGAATTGTTAAAATTGTTTTGCCAAAATCTCAATCAGCCGATCAGCCGCAGTTTTGCTTTGAAAACGATCTGGGGTGATGATTCCTATTTCAATGCGCGGAGCATGGATGTTTACATTACCAAATTGCGAAAATATCTCCGTGAGGACACTTCTATCCAAATCATGAACCTGCACGGCGAGGGTTTCAAGTTGATGGTGGGCTGA
- a CDS encoding alpha/beta hydrolase, giving the protein MLKFLLWIVGIIAVLGIVYLVGPKVPEAELTPVLPAVTSNLTALEQEINQTEKATPNIKPDNEARIIWADSSKKQKTPYSVVYIHGFGASWAEGDPIHKDLAKKYGANLYVARMHDAGIADTNALKDLTPENFLEGAKRALAIGKVLGDSVIMIGTSAGGLLTTYLAATHPEIKGVVLYSPCIEVKNSTLKLITRPWGKQILHKAIGEYSKSRDSIPERAQFWLQGYHTNGLITLQQMMDAISRPEVFEKIKMPIFVGYYYKNEEEQDQVVSVKAIEKMFPELGTPDNQKVLKAFPESGDHVIASRLRSKDLKSVYDATDQFFQQKLHLKPVENSVLQP; this is encoded by the coding sequence ATGTTAAAATTCCTACTTTGGATTGTTGGAATCATCGCGGTCCTGGGCATCGTTTACCTCGTCGGACCGAAAGTGCCGGAGGCGGAACTCACGCCCGTTTTGCCTGCGGTAACCAGTAATTTGACCGCATTGGAACAAGAAATTAACCAAACCGAAAAAGCCACACCCAACATTAAACCCGATAATGAAGCCCGCATTATCTGGGCCGATTCGTCCAAAAAGCAGAAAACACCTTATAGCGTTGTCTACATTCACGGCTTTGGCGCCAGCTGGGCGGAGGGTGATCCTATTCATAAGGATTTAGCCAAAAAATACGGCGCGAACCTATACGTGGCGCGTATGCACGACGCCGGCATTGCGGATACGAACGCATTGAAGGATCTTACGCCTGAAAATTTCCTGGAAGGGGCAAAACGCGCATTGGCGATTGGTAAAGTGCTGGGAGACAGCGTGATCATGATCGGGACATCTGCGGGAGGCTTGCTAACCACTTATCTCGCGGCCACCCATCCTGAAATCAAAGGCGTCGTGCTTTACTCGCCTTGTATTGAGGTCAAAAACTCAACATTAAAGCTCATTACGCGTCCCTGGGGCAAGCAGATTTTGCATAAAGCCATCGGCGAATACAGCAAGTCACGGGACAGCATTCCAGAGCGTGCGCAATTTTGGTTGCAGGGCTATCATACCAATGGCCTCATTACATTACAGCAAATGATGGACGCTATTTCCCGGCCGGAGGTTTTTGAGAAAATCAAGATGCCAATTTTTGTGGGTTATTATTACAAAAACGAAGAGGAGCAGGATCAGGTGGTTTCGGTAAAAGCCATTGAAAAAATGTTCCCGGAGCTGGGCACGCCCGATAATCAGAAAGTTTTGAAAGCATTTCCCGAGAGCGGCGACCACGTAATTGCATCCCGGTTGCGCTCGAAGGATCTGAAAAGCGTGTATGACGCCACAGACCAGTTTTTTCAGCAAAAGCTGCACCTTAAACCAGTAGAAAATAGCGTTTTACAGCCTTGA
- a CDS encoding enoyl-ACP reductase FabI — MAYGLLKGKRGIISGALDENSIAWKVALKAKEEGATFTLTNAPIAMRMGAINDLAKQCDAQIIPADATSVEDIENLYTQSMEILGGKIDFVLHSIGMSVNVRKGKSYGDLNYEWMQKGIDISAISLHKFLQVGEKLDAINEWGSVVALSYIAAQRTYSFYSDMAEAKAMLESIARSYGYRYGKAKNVRVNTISQSPTKTKAGSGIEGFDAFYDFAEKMSPLGNATADDCANYAITLFSDLTKFVTMQNLYHDGGYSSTGISEELVTMIQNQHK, encoded by the coding sequence ATGGCTTACGGTTTATTAAAAGGAAAAAGAGGAATTATCTCAGGTGCATTGGATGAAAATTCCATCGCCTGGAAAGTCGCACTGAAAGCGAAAGAGGAAGGAGCCACATTCACATTGACCAACGCGCCGATTGCCATGCGAATGGGCGCAATCAATGATCTGGCCAAACAATGCGACGCACAGATTATTCCCGCCGATGCCACTTCTGTTGAGGATATCGAAAATCTTTATACACAGTCCATGGAAATTCTGGGCGGAAAAATCGATTTCGTCCTGCATTCGATAGGAATGTCTGTCAATGTTCGTAAAGGAAAATCCTATGGAGACCTGAACTACGAATGGATGCAAAAAGGCATTGATATTTCTGCAATTTCCCTACATAAATTTTTACAGGTTGGCGAAAAGCTGGACGCGATCAATGAGTGGGGATCGGTTGTAGCGTTATCCTACATTGCAGCACAGCGCACGTATTCTTTTTATAGTGATATGGCGGAGGCCAAAGCGATGTTGGAAAGCATTGCACGCAGCTATGGCTACCGTTACGGAAAAGCGAAGAATGTTCGTGTAAACACCATTTCCCAGTCACCTACCAAAACAAAAGCTGGTTCAGGAATCGAAGGTTTTGATGCATTTTATGACTTTGCTGAGAAAATGAGTCCATTAGGAAACGCAACGGCCGACGATTGCGCGAATTATGCAATCACACTGTTCTCCGATCTGACGAAATTTGTGACAATGCAAAATCTCTATCACGACGGTGGTTATTCGTCAACCGGGATCTCAGAAGAGCTGGTTACAATGATCCAGAATCAGCATAAATAA
- a CDS encoding Uma2 family endonuclease, which produces MRSTIISEILDRPDAYLIIEEIKSALDREKENRLKFYDAIAENDNVEFINGEIVVQSNVTMRHNQVTGLLLCLLNIYVDKSELGFVGSQRLMISLTRNDYLPGICFFRQKKSAQFTDDQLYFPEPDLVIKVLSDSTEAIDRGLKFQDYQAHGIGEYWIIDPEHETLEQYQLLGKEYQLILKSAQGDVRSFAIEGFQIPIRAIFDNKEYLTVLQNILGSQSSSTLTPPSS; this is translated from the coding sequence ATGAGAAGCACTATTATTTCTGAAATCTTAGACCGGCCTGATGCTTACCTTATTATCGAAGAAATAAAATCTGCATTAGACCGAGAGAAAGAAAACCGGCTAAAATTTTATGACGCCATCGCCGAAAACGACAACGTTGAATTTATCAATGGCGAAATTGTTGTTCAGTCAAATGTAACAATGCGACACAATCAAGTGACGGGATTGCTACTCTGTCTTCTCAATATATATGTAGATAAGTCGGAACTCGGTTTTGTCGGATCTCAAAGGTTAATGATCTCGTTAACCCGCAATGACTATCTGCCGGGCATTTGCTTTTTTCGCCAAAAAAAGTCGGCTCAATTCACCGATGATCAACTGTATTTCCCAGAGCCTGACCTTGTCATAAAAGTACTTTCCGACTCCACAGAAGCCATTGATCGCGGCTTGAAGTTTCAGGACTATCAAGCGCACGGAATTGGGGAATACTGGATAATTGATCCAGAACATGAAACATTAGAGCAGTATCAGTTATTAGGAAAGGAATATCAGCTAATTCTAAAATCTGCACAAGGTGATGTGAGAAGCTTCGCAATTGAAGGCTTTCAAATTCCTATCAGAGCCATTTTTGACAATAAAGAATATTTGACAGTACTTCAAAACATATTAGGTTCTCAAAGTTCCTCTACACTTACCCCGCCCAGTTCCTGA
- a CDS encoding YifB family Mg chelatase-like AAA ATPase, which yields MLAKTYGSAVYGVDATITTIEVNVAQGMGFYMVGLADSSVKESQQRVEASLKYYGYKMPRQKLVVNLAPADIRKEGSAYDLPIALCILQSSEQLNCRHNLEDYIILGELSLDGILRPIKGVLPIAIEARKQGYKGFILPAENAHEAAIVNNVDVIPVETLADAIAFFEGKSDVQPIVVDTRDLFFTSQNEYDADFEHVQGQENIKRALEITAAGGHNAIMIGPPGAGKTMLAKRIPSILPPLSLPEALETTKIHSVAGKLGKSATLVSRRPFRAPHHSISDVALVGGGSFPQPGEISLSHNGVLFLDELPEFKRSVLEVMRQPLEERKVTISRAKMTVEFPANFMLIASMNPCPCGYYNHPEKQCVCGTGVVQKYLNKISGPLLDRIDLHVEVTPVSFDQIASTRKSESSEQIRARVIKAREMQTERFRNNKEIYSNAMMSPEMVKEICIISDPGKALLRTAMERLGLSARAYDRILKVSRTIADLAGSADIQVQHLAEAIQYRSLDRENWAG from the coding sequence ATGCTTGCCAAAACTTACGGAAGTGCCGTTTACGGCGTGGATGCGACGATCACTACGATCGAAGTAAATGTGGCCCAGGGGATGGGCTTTTATATGGTCGGGCTGGCCGATAGTTCTGTAAAAGAAAGCCAGCAGCGCGTTGAAGCCTCGCTCAAATATTATGGCTACAAAATGCCGCGGCAAAAATTGGTGGTTAATCTCGCCCCGGCCGACATCCGCAAAGAAGGCTCTGCCTATGACCTGCCCATTGCGCTCTGCATTCTCCAATCCTCGGAACAGCTAAATTGCCGGCACAATCTCGAAGACTACATTATTCTTGGAGAACTTTCACTGGATGGCATTTTAAGACCCATCAAAGGTGTCTTGCCGATTGCCATAGAAGCACGCAAGCAAGGCTATAAAGGGTTTATCCTACCGGCCGAAAATGCGCATGAAGCTGCAATTGTAAACAATGTTGACGTCATTCCTGTGGAAACCCTCGCGGACGCCATTGCTTTTTTTGAAGGCAAATCCGATGTTCAGCCCATCGTTGTGGACACGCGTGATTTATTTTTCACATCGCAGAATGAGTACGATGCTGATTTTGAGCACGTTCAAGGACAAGAGAACATTAAGCGGGCGCTTGAAATTACCGCCGCTGGCGGCCACAATGCAATTATGATCGGCCCGCCGGGAGCCGGGAAGACAATGTTAGCGAAGCGTATCCCGAGCATTCTGCCGCCACTGAGCTTGCCCGAAGCTTTGGAAACAACAAAAATCCACTCCGTTGCCGGTAAGCTTGGAAAAAGCGCTACACTCGTTTCCAGGCGGCCTTTCCGGGCACCACACCATTCTATCAGCGATGTGGCGCTGGTTGGCGGCGGGAGCTTTCCGCAGCCAGGAGAAATATCACTGTCTCATAATGGCGTACTATTCCTGGATGAGCTGCCCGAATTCAAACGTTCGGTGCTGGAAGTGATGCGGCAACCATTGGAAGAACGGAAAGTAACGATTTCGAGAGCCAAAATGACGGTTGAGTTTCCAGCCAATTTCATGCTTATCGCCAGCATGAACCCTTGCCCCTGCGGCTACTACAATCACCCTGAAAAGCAATGTGTTTGCGGAACGGGCGTTGTTCAGAAATATCTCAACAAAATCAGCGGCCCGCTCCTGGACCGCATTGATCTACACGTAGAGGTTACCCCCGTTTCCTTTGATCAGATTGCCTCCACGCGCAAATCCGAGAGCAGCGAGCAGATCCGCGCCCGCGTGATCAAAGCCCGCGAAATGCAGACGGAACGGTTCAGGAATAATAAGGAAATTTATTCCAATGCCATGATGTCGCCTGAAATGGTCAAGGAAATATGCATTATCTCCGACCCCGGAAAAGCCCTCCTTCGCACCGCCATGGAACGCCTAGGCCTCTCCGCCCGCGCCTACGACCGCATCCTAAAAGTCTCCCGCACCATTGCCGACCTCGCCGGCAGCGCTGACATTCAAGTGCAGCATCTTGCTGAGGCGATTCAGTATAGGAGTCTGGATCGGGAGAATTGGGCTGGGTAA